In Flavobacterium endoglycinae, one DNA window encodes the following:
- a CDS encoding isoaspartyl peptidase/L-asparaginase family protein, translated as MSNRRDFIKKTALGAAALSSVGFSGFAKEKDEKEEVLEFSSKKVKKPIVISTWNHGLPANQETWKQLKAGKSPLEAIEAGMKIPEADPNVRSVGYGGYPDREGKVTLDACIMDHNSNCGSVCFLQGIKHPISVAKRVLENTPHVMLAGQGALQFALSEGFKEENLLTPESEKDWKKWLEDSKYKPVINIENHDTISMLMLDQDGNLSGGCTTSGAAWKMHGRVGDSPIIGAGLFLDNEVGAAAATGLGEAVIRTAGSAMVVELMRQGKSPYDACKEITERIYNKHKNHKDMEYLQVGFIALNKNGEHAGYSLRSGFNFAVSDDEKGHRMEDAKFKMSWDK; from the coding sequence ATGTCAAATAGAAGAGATTTTATCAAAAAAACAGCTTTAGGCGCGGCAGCGTTAAGTTCAGTTGGCTTTAGCGGATTTGCAAAAGAGAAAGATGAAAAAGAAGAAGTTTTAGAATTTTCTTCAAAAAAAGTAAAAAAGCCAATCGTTATTTCGACATGGAATCACGGATTGCCGGCCAATCAGGAAACATGGAAACAGCTTAAAGCCGGAAAATCACCTTTGGAAGCGATTGAAGCTGGAATGAAAATTCCTGAAGCAGATCCGAATGTCCGCAGTGTTGGTTATGGAGGATATCCGGATCGCGAAGGAAAAGTAACCCTTGATGCCTGTATTATGGATCACAACAGCAACTGCGGTTCTGTTTGTTTTCTGCAGGGAATTAAGCACCCAATTTCGGTTGCTAAAAGAGTTCTGGAAAACACGCCTCACGTTATGTTAGCCGGGCAGGGAGCTTTGCAATTTGCTTTATCAGAAGGATTTAAAGAAGAAAATCTTTTAACTCCTGAATCAGAAAAAGACTGGAAAAAATGGCTGGAAGATTCAAAATACAAACCGGTTATTAACATAGAAAACCACGATACCATAAGCATGCTAATGTTGGATCAAGACGGAAACCTTTCGGGAGGGTGTACCACTAGTGGTGCTGCCTGGAAGATGCACGGCCGCGTCGGTGACTCCCCAATAATCGGCGCGGGTCTTTTCCTAGACAACGAAGTAGGAGCCGCAGCAGCAACAGGTTTAGGCGAAGCCGTAATCAGAACTGCCGGAAGCGCTATGGTAGTCGAATTAATGCGTCAGGGAAAATCGCCTTATGATGCCTGTAAGGAAATCACAGAGCGTATTTACAACAAACATAAAAACCATAAAGACATGGAATATCTTCAGGTTGGTTTTATTGCTTTGAATAAAAACGGTGAACATGCCGGTTACAGTTTACGATCAGGTTTCAACTTTGCTGTTTCTGATGATGAAAAAGGACACAGAATGGAAGATGCCAAATTTAAAATGTCTTGGGATAAATAG
- a CDS encoding putative glycoside hydrolase gives MKLPKLLLFLLAFSIFSCAKKEETTTFKFGVWTTADAKKSDADYTAEFKKYKSGGIDEVLINTTTDPKLLKRLVPLATKEGLKVHAWIMAMNRPGDSVALKHPEWYQVSKEGKSCFDNRPYVDYYQWLCPTRKESREHVLALVEELAKVEGIESVHLDYIRFPDIFLPISLLPKYNLVQDVELPQFDFCYCDECVKAFEKIHHKNPKESHNTSIDMEWKNFRLNAIKAVVNDAYAIAHKYNKQLTAAVFPYPEMADHMVRQRWDKWNIDEVYPMIYHSFYNEEIDWVGYATKQGVDDLEDKKTKINTGIYIPGLKNDKELKEAILLAKQNGAVGVSFFDGNALSESNLKTIKETKESLK, from the coding sequence ATGAAACTACCAAAACTATTACTTTTTTTATTGGCATTCAGCATTTTTTCGTGTGCCAAAAAAGAAGAAACAACCACCTTTAAATTTGGAGTATGGACAACCGCTGATGCTAAAAAATCAGATGCTGATTATACTGCAGAATTCAAAAAATACAAAAGCGGCGGTATCGACGAAGTATTAATCAATACCACAACAGATCCAAAACTTTTAAAAAGATTAGTGCCTCTTGCCACAAAAGAAGGCCTTAAAGTGCACGCCTGGATTATGGCCATGAACAGACCGGGAGATTCTGTTGCTTTAAAACACCCAGAATGGTATCAGGTAAGCAAAGAAGGAAAATCATGCTTTGATAACCGCCCGTATGTAGATTACTACCAATGGTTATGCCCAACCAGAAAAGAATCAAGAGAACACGTTTTAGCTTTAGTGGAAGAACTGGCAAAAGTAGAAGGAATCGAAAGTGTGCATTTAGATTACATTCGTTTCCCAGACATCTTTTTACCAATCAGTCTTCTGCCTAAATACAATCTGGTTCAGGATGTAGAATTACCGCAGTTTGACTTTTGCTACTGCGATGAATGTGTAAAAGCATTTGAAAAAATCCACCATAAAAATCCAAAAGAAAGCCACAATACTTCTATCGATATGGAGTGGAAAAACTTCCGTTTAAATGCGATAAAAGCAGTGGTTAACGATGCATACGCAATTGCACACAAATACAACAAACAATTAACGGCAGCTGTATTCCCTTATCCTGAAATGGCAGACCACATGGTGCGCCAGCGCTGGGACAAATGGAACATCGACGAAGTATATCCAATGATTTACCACAGTTTTTATAATGAAGAAATTGACTGGGTTGGCTATGCAACAAAACAAGGAGTTGATGATTTAGAAGATAAAAAGACAAAAATCAATACAGGAATTTATATTCCAGGATTGAAAAATGATAAAGAATTAAAAGAAGCAATTTTACTGGCAAAACAAAACGGCGCTGTTGGTGTTTCTTTCTTCGACGGAAATGCTTTATCAGAAAGCAATTTAAAAACGATAAAAGAGACTAAAGAAAGTTTAAAATAG
- a CDS encoding carbohydrate-binding family 9-like protein: MFLKFKWLTIVLVFSSALVFSQPKKKTIVPKTYTASKITSPIVIDGDESDPSWSKAEWTDLFEDIENDVKPKYATKVKMLWDETNFYILAKIDEPHVWANLKQRDTIIFYNNDFEVFIDPDSDTFNYYELEINALNTAWDLFLSKPYREDLVVLNDWNIPGLKSAVKIHGTLNNPNDTDQGWVLEMALPWSAYKTSYYDQNVPADKFWRVNFSRVNWDHSIVDGKYERKKGADGKFLSEYNWVWSPMGVINMHEPEKWGYVYFSTKEGKDTFTIPQDEKVRWELYNLYRSQKEYSQKHKVWAKSLTDLTKETIKVDGKILKPVLENHASGYNISVKSPFSNETFIIRQDGKIISK; encoded by the coding sequence ATGTTTCTAAAATTTAAGTGGTTAACAATTGTTTTAGTTTTTTCTTCGGCACTCGTTTTTTCGCAGCCGAAGAAAAAAACAATTGTGCCTAAAACGTACACAGCCTCAAAAATCACAAGTCCCATTGTTATTGACGGAGACGAATCTGATCCATCATGGAGTAAAGCAGAATGGACAGATCTTTTTGAAGATATCGAAAATGATGTAAAACCAAAGTACGCTACAAAAGTTAAAATGCTCTGGGATGAAACCAATTTTTATATTTTAGCAAAGATTGATGAGCCGCATGTTTGGGCCAATTTAAAGCAGCGTGACACCATTATTTTTTACAACAACGATTTTGAAGTTTTTATAGATCCCGACAGCGACACTTTTAACTATTACGAATTAGAAATAAACGCCTTAAACACTGCTTGGGATCTATTTTTATCAAAACCATACCGCGAAGATCTTGTGGTTTTAAACGACTGGAATATTCCCGGTTTAAAATCGGCAGTTAAAATTCACGGAACCCTTAATAATCCTAATGATACAGATCAGGGCTGGGTGCTTGAAATGGCGCTTCCGTGGTCTGCTTACAAAACTTCCTATTACGATCAAAACGTTCCAGCCGATAAATTCTGGCGTGTAAACTTCTCAAGAGTAAACTGGGATCATTCTATTGTTGATGGTAAATACGAACGCAAGAAAGGCGCTGACGGAAAATTTCTGTCAGAGTACAACTGGGTTTGGTCGCCAATGGGCGTTATAAATATGCATGAACCTGAAAAATGGGGTTATGTTTATTTTTCTACAAAAGAAGGAAAAGATACCTTTACGATTCCGCAGGACGAAAAAGTACGATGGGAACTTTACAATTTGTACAGATCCCAAAAAGAATACAGCCAAAAACACAAAGTCTGGGCGAAATCATTGACAGATCTAACAAAAGAAACGATCAAAGTCGATGGCAAAATTTTAAAACCAGTATTAGAAAATCATGCCTCTGGATATAATATTTCAGTAAAAAGTCCTTTTTCAAACGAAACATTCATTATTAGGCAGGACGGCAAAATAATTTCAAAATAA
- a CDS encoding glycoside hydrolase family 130 protein, giving the protein MSSIPWQDRPENSKDVMWRYSENPIINRYAIPSSNSIFNSAVVPFGDGYAGVFRCDNKAVQMNIFAGFSKNGIDWEINHEPIVMQSGNTDMIESAYKYDPRVVWIEDRYWITWCNGYNGPTIGIGYTFDFKEFFQCENAFLPFNRNGVLFPQKINGKYAMLSRPSDNGHTPFGDIWISYSPDMKYWGEHRLVMKPSPFEQSAWQCTKVGAGPIPILTNEGWLMIYHGVINTCNGFRYAMGSALLDIDSPDKVKYRTQPYLLGPAEIYEMVGDVPNVVFPCAALHDTEEDKLAVYYGAADTAVAIAFGKLSEVIQFTKDNSL; this is encoded by the coding sequence ATGAGCAGTATTCCTTGGCAAGACAGACCCGAAAACAGTAAAGATGTAATGTGGAGATATTCTGAAAATCCAATTATCAACAGATATGCGATTCCATCTTCAAATAGTATTTTTAACAGTGCAGTTGTGCCTTTCGGCGACGGATATGCAGGTGTTTTCAGATGTGATAATAAAGCGGTTCAAATGAATATTTTTGCCGGCTTTAGTAAAAACGGAATCGATTGGGAAATCAACCACGAACCAATCGTAATGCAGTCAGGTAATACCGATATGATCGAATCTGCTTATAAATATGATCCTCGTGTAGTCTGGATCGAAGACCGTTACTGGATTACGTGGTGCAACGGGTACAACGGACCAACAATTGGAATTGGATATACTTTTGATTTTAAAGAGTTTTTCCAGTGCGAAAATGCCTTTTTACCATTCAACAGAAACGGAGTTTTATTCCCTCAGAAAATAAACGGTAAATACGCCATGTTAAGCCGTCCAAGTGATAACGGACACACCCCTTTTGGAGATATCTGGATCAGCTACAGCCCAGATATGAAATACTGGGGCGAACACAGATTAGTAATGAAACCAAGTCCGTTTGAGCAAAGCGCATGGCAGTGTACAAAAGTAGGAGCAGGACCAATTCCTATTTTAACTAACGAAGGCTGGTTAATGATCTACCACGGAGTTATCAATACCTGCAACGGTTTCCGTTACGCAATGGGATCAGCACTTTTAGATATAGATTCTCCAGATAAAGTAAAATACAGAACACAGCCTTATTTGTTAGGACCTGCAGAGATTTATGAAATGGTGGGAGATGTTCCAAACGTAGTTTTCCCATGTGCTGCTTTACATGATACAGAAGAAGATAAGCTGGCAGTTTATTATGGTGCAGCAGATACAGCAGTTGCGATTGCTTTCGGAAAATTAAGCGAAGTAATTCAGTTTACAAAAGATAACAGTTTATAA